The following proteins come from a genomic window of Methanosarcina sp. MTP4:
- the sppA gene encoding signal peptide peptidase SppA has product MDSNTSSSPVPEKKKRNHISYVVVVIALLLVIGVSMMAIFYGFGFEGDLGTSDKVAVIYVQGTMLTGNIPSGLGYATSEEISENIQRAVEDEQVSAIVLRVNSPGGSPAAAQEVVGEIQKAQEEGVPVVISMGDMAASAAYYISAPADYIIANPSTSTGSIGVIWIFQNMSAFYEEEGVEFYISKSGELKDMGGSWRGLTDEEKEHADRVVLESYEDFVAQIAEGRNMTRGDVKAIADGRIYTGKTAKELGLVDEMGNLYDAIDKAAELGGIEGEPRVVYMNRATLSRLLLGSESSSSDASSSDAVRQFVSYYEESPYGKIQA; this is encoded by the coding sequence ATGGATTCAAACACCTCTTCTTCCCCGGTACCTGAAAAAAAGAAACGCAACCACATATCTTACGTGGTCGTGGTAATCGCCCTGCTTCTGGTCATAGGGGTAAGTATGATGGCAATTTTTTACGGCTTTGGCTTTGAAGGGGACTTGGGTACCTCGGATAAGGTGGCCGTAATTTATGTCCAGGGCACCATGCTTACCGGAAACATCCCTTCCGGGCTTGGGTATGCAACCTCCGAAGAAATTTCTGAAAATATCCAGCGGGCTGTGGAAGATGAACAGGTCAGTGCCATAGTGCTCCGGGTCAACAGCCCCGGGGGGTCACCCGCAGCTGCCCAGGAAGTTGTAGGCGAGATCCAGAAGGCCCAGGAAGAAGGCGTCCCTGTGGTGATCTCTATGGGAGATATGGCTGCCAGTGCTGCTTACTACATCTCGGCTCCGGCGGACTACATTATTGCAAATCCTTCCACAAGCACCGGGTCGATCGGGGTGATCTGGATCTTCCAGAACATGTCTGCTTTCTATGAGGAAGAGGGAGTTGAGTTTTACATCTCAAAGTCCGGGGAACTGAAAGACATGGGCGGCTCCTGGCGCGGACTCACTGATGAGGAAAAAGAACACGCTGACAGGGTGGTTCTCGAAAGCTATGAAGACTTCGTGGCCCAGATTGCCGAAGGACGGAACATGACGCGGGGTGATGTAAAGGCCATTGCCGACGGGCGCATATATACGGGGAAAACGGCTAAGGAACTCGGACTTGTAGACGAAATGGGAAACCTTTACGACGCCATTGATAAGGCTGCCGAACTTGGAGGCATCGAAGGGGAACCGAGGGTCGTGTATATGAACAGAGCAACCCTCTCAAGACTGCTCCTGGGCTCGGAATCGTCGAGTTCCGATGCTTCGAGTTCCGATGCAGTCCGGCAGTTTGTTAGTTATTATGAAGAAAGCCCCTACGGGAAAATCCAGGCATGA
- a CDS encoding glycoside hydrolase family 15 protein yields the protein MIKQPNVILGNAELLVTMGRKGELFGFFYPRRDHAQHIDESLACIHTGETLLWTNSNDWQSIQNYIEDTNIVSTKLYHDSGIRISILDLVHPDVPVLIRRFKIQSQKKISGKFYYYSNFNVGETSKKNSGYCDSKARLIVQYWQDYYIGIHSMPEFSEWQVGKAMDTIWWTNSRYDMEDGKLQNNKEDIGNINNAAGWDLELEADGTNEFVIFIGAAPTRNLLYKRMQELSKLPLEQIFEKTREHWVMWLSKKQVLKMPGLEGYNNLRQELFNAYNRSLLVLYLMNDHENGSFVAAPEFDSNFEKCGGYGFCWNRDSSELVLALKHSGYPEYCDRFFKWCIRTQLPNGSWFQRYWLDGSKAPSWGNFDYSTQIDETGSTLYAMDVYYRILEGLKKIEFLEEVWVSVLRAAEYLMKRTKTGLHESCMDLWETYYGIFTYTNASIYAGLMGASHLAEENGEAGMARRWKKRAEFIKQATIDRFWLQEGYFAKGVINEKLDKTMDASVLATYIPFGMLSPRNPVERDMIFFLIENIQKKLSSPVNRHYGIRRYENDSYINGNPWLVTTLWLSEAMFALALALPYEKEKDQYEETRKKLTEEGIRFLKWSLAGTTSAGLLPEQVDKSTGRPAWAIPLGWSCSLMLDNILLLDKICRRKAGNEAEG from the coding sequence GTGATCAAACAACCCAATGTCATTCTGGGAAATGCAGAACTGCTCGTGACAATGGGCAGGAAGGGGGAACTCTTCGGCTTTTTTTACCCGCGAAGAGACCACGCCCAGCATATCGATGAGTCTCTTGCCTGCATCCATACTGGAGAAACTCTCCTCTGGACAAACAGCAACGACTGGCAATCAATTCAGAACTACATAGAGGACACAAACATCGTGTCCACAAAGCTTTACCATGATTCGGGAATCCGGATTTCGATCCTGGACCTGGTTCACCCTGATGTTCCGGTTCTTATCCGCAGGTTCAAGATCCAGTCCCAGAAAAAAATATCAGGGAAGTTTTATTACTATTCGAACTTCAACGTAGGGGAGACCTCAAAGAAAAATTCAGGTTACTGCGACTCAAAAGCCCGCCTGATAGTACAGTACTGGCAAGACTACTATATCGGAATCCACTCCATGCCAGAGTTTTCGGAATGGCAGGTAGGAAAAGCGATGGACACCATCTGGTGGACGAATTCCAGGTACGACATGGAAGACGGGAAACTCCAGAATAATAAGGAGGACATTGGGAACATAAACAACGCTGCGGGCTGGGACCTCGAACTGGAAGCTGATGGCACCAACGAGTTTGTGATTTTCATTGGCGCAGCTCCTACCCGCAACCTCCTCTACAAAAGGATGCAGGAACTTTCAAAACTGCCCCTTGAACAGATCTTCGAAAAGACAAGAGAACACTGGGTTATGTGGCTATCCAAAAAACAGGTGCTGAAAATGCCGGGCCTCGAAGGTTATAACAACCTCCGCCAGGAACTTTTCAACGCCTACAACCGCTCCCTGCTCGTGCTCTACCTTATGAACGACCACGAAAATGGCTCCTTTGTGGCTGCCCCCGAATTTGATTCCAACTTTGAGAAATGCGGAGGGTACGGTTTTTGCTGGAACCGTGACAGTTCCGAATTGGTGCTCGCCCTGAAACATTCGGGTTATCCCGAATATTGTGACAGGTTTTTCAAGTGGTGCATCAGGACCCAGCTCCCCAACGGCTCCTGGTTCCAGCGCTACTGGCTGGACGGGAGTAAGGCTCCTTCCTGGGGTAACTTTGATTATTCCACCCAGATCGACGAAACCGGTTCCACCCTCTATGCCATGGACGTCTATTACAGGATCCTGGAAGGCCTGAAAAAAATAGAGTTCCTGGAGGAAGTCTGGGTTTCGGTGCTGCGAGCTGCCGAATACCTGATGAAAAGGACAAAAACGGGGCTGCATGAAAGCTGCATGGACCTCTGGGAAACATACTACGGAATTTTCACTTATACGAACGCCTCGATCTATGCAGGCCTCATGGGAGCTTCCCACCTGGCTGAGGAAAACGGAGAGGCGGGAATGGCCCGGCGCTGGAAAAAGCGGGCTGAATTTATAAAGCAGGCTACCATCGACCGCTTCTGGCTCCAGGAAGGCTATTTTGCAAAGGGAGTTATAAACGAAAAGCTGGACAAGACTATGGATGCAAGCGTCCTTGCCACCTATATTCCTTTCGGGATGCTCTCCCCGCGAAACCCGGTGGAAAGGGACATGATCTTCTTCCTTATAGAAAACATCCAGAAAAAGCTCTCCAGCCCGGTAAACCGGCACTATGGGATCAGACGCTACGAAAACGACAGCTACATCAACGGGAACCCCTGGCTTGTAACAACCCTCTGGCTCTCGGAAGCCATGTTTGCCCTGGCCCTGGCCCTTCCTTACGAAAAAGAAAAAGACCAGTATGAAGAGACCCGGAAAAAGCTGACCGAAGAAGGGATCAGGTTCCTTAAATGGAGTCTTGCAGGCACGACCAGTGCAGGGCTCCTCCCCGAACAGGTGGACAAGTCTACAGGCAGGCCTGCCTGGGCAATTCCCCTGGGTTGGAGCTGTTCCCTTATGCTTGACAACATCCTCCTTCTGGACAAAATCTGCAGGAGAAAAGCCGGAAATGAGGCCGAAGGCTGA
- a CDS encoding V4R domain-containing protein — MVRDLCMFAGRNENTQIAWFKISYSKDPGSLSSIINFMESHEVQTKFGHLDNITQQTGEYSIFTEIGKDVDVDDLARKIGGLEAVEKVEHGISEHRMIHLVDFPLNVIGVRGIIARAPTLVDIIRTLNDSAPHAEGLLTLSGLRGGIHAAKYFRNIMPLDDKNFASILAELYRAVGWGILEIDCDPETFEGKIIVKESFIADVYGETDQPVCAYMSGYFAGYLTEYSGKNIRVREVSCKATGNEVCEHIISPAPSGENQEHVITRGVSR, encoded by the coding sequence ATGGTTCGAGACTTGTGCATGTTTGCAGGCCGTAATGAAAATACGCAGATCGCGTGGTTTAAGATCTCTTACTCAAAAGATCCTGGCTCGTTATCATCAATAATCAATTTTATGGAAAGCCATGAGGTGCAGACCAAGTTCGGGCACCTCGACAACATCACACAGCAAACAGGAGAGTACTCAATATTTACGGAAATCGGAAAAGACGTAGACGTTGACGACCTTGCCAGAAAGATAGGGGGACTGGAAGCTGTAGAGAAAGTCGAACATGGGATTTCGGAACACAGGATGATCCATCTGGTGGACTTCCCATTAAATGTGATCGGAGTCAGGGGAATCATTGCACGGGCACCCACCCTTGTAGATATCATCAGGACTCTGAATGATAGCGCCCCACATGCCGAGGGCCTGCTCACCCTTTCCGGCCTGCGGGGGGGGATCCACGCTGCAAAGTATTTCAGGAATATCATGCCCCTTGACGACAAAAACTTCGCCAGCATCCTGGCAGAACTTTACAGAGCCGTTGGCTGGGGCATCCTGGAAATCGATTGCGACCCGGAAACCTTTGAAGGAAAAATCATTGTCAAAGAATCTTTCATTGCAGACGTCTACGGGGAAACGGACCAGCCGGTATGTGCCTACATGAGCGGATACTTCGCAGGTTACCTGACCGAATACTCAGGGAAGAACATAAGGGTCAGGGAAGTTAGTTGCAAAGCCACGGGGAATGAGGTCTGCGAACATATCATCTCCCCGGCCCCATCCGGTGAAAACCAGGAACATGTGATCACAAGAGGGGTTAGCAGGTGA
- a CDS encoding glycoside hydrolase family 57 protein → MTSLCLYFQIHQPFRLRWFWPDDRTGFFRYFDERGDREIFKRVAEKCYLPANRILLEALDEHRGEFKFALSVTGTHLEQCELWEEDVLEDFRQMAKTGAVEFLDETCYHSISSLFEDKTEFIEEIREHRRLMKDLLGVKPEVFRNTELLYNNTIGKIALDLGYKAVLTEGADHMLGWRSPNFVYEATGSGIPILVRNYKLSDDIGYRFSARWWDGYPLTAEKWAQWASGIREDCINIFMDYETFGEHQWEETGIFAFLRNLPEKVLETRLTFDTPSEVVKKYTPVAEIDVGDFSTISWADMERDTSAWLGNDMQRRCFEEIKLLEPFVKKTGDPELLNIWKHLLTSDHYYYMCTKWLGDGDVHSYFSVHPTPYDAGVNFMAALMDFKARVFRKLSTIA, encoded by the coding sequence ATGACCTCCCTTTGCCTTTATTTCCAGATACACCAGCCATTTCGCTTGCGCTGGTTCTGGCCCGATGACAGGACAGGTTTTTTCCGCTATTTCGATGAAAGGGGAGACCGCGAGATTTTCAAGAGAGTGGCAGAAAAATGCTACCTGCCTGCCAACAGGATCCTTCTGGAGGCCCTGGACGAGCACAGGGGAGAATTCAAATTCGCCCTTTCGGTGACAGGAACCCATCTGGAGCAGTGCGAACTCTGGGAGGAAGATGTGCTTGAAGACTTCAGGCAGATGGCGAAAACCGGAGCTGTGGAGTTCCTGGACGAGACCTGCTACCATTCAATCTCAAGCCTTTTTGAGGACAAAACGGAATTTATTGAAGAGATAAGGGAACACCGCAGGCTCATGAAAGACCTTCTCGGAGTAAAACCCGAAGTGTTCCGGAATACAGAGCTACTTTACAATAACACGATAGGGAAAATTGCCTTGGATCTCGGATACAAAGCAGTCCTTACGGAAGGTGCGGATCACATGCTCGGCTGGAGGTCCCCGAACTTTGTGTACGAAGCAACGGGATCGGGAATACCGATACTCGTCAGGAACTACAAGCTGAGCGACGATATAGGGTACCGTTTTTCGGCCCGCTGGTGGGACGGCTACCCCCTGACTGCGGAAAAATGGGCTCAATGGGCTTCCGGAATCAGGGAAGATTGCATCAACATTTTTATGGACTATGAGACTTTCGGGGAGCACCAGTGGGAAGAAACAGGCATCTTTGCGTTTCTGAGAAATCTCCCGGAGAAAGTCTTAGAGACTCGTTTGACTTTCGACACCCCCTCGGAAGTTGTGAAAAAATATACTCCGGTAGCGGAAATCGATGTAGGGGACTTTTCCACCATTTCCTGGGCGGACATGGAACGCGACACCAGCGCCTGGTTGGGAAACGATATGCAAAGACGTTGTTTTGAAGAGATTAAACTCCTTGAACCTTTTGTGAAAAAAACCGGGGACCCGGAACTCCTGAACATCTGGAAACACCTGCTGACCTCGGACCACTACTACTACATGTGCACAAAATGGCTCGGGGACGGGGATGTTCATTCTTACTTCAGCGTACACCCGACCCCCTATGATGCCGGCGTGAATTTCATGGCCGCATTGATGGACTTCAAGGCCAGGGTGTTCAGAAAACTCAGCACAATAGCTTAA